A single Ammospiza caudacuta isolate bAmmCau1 chromosome 6, bAmmCau1.pri, whole genome shotgun sequence DNA region contains:
- the LOC131559052 gene encoding epidermal growth factor receptor kinase substrate 8-like protein 2: MDELNDELLKKITNNKIQPPHRNFKVEKPQQVFVPLTFESSTEEVKAWLEAKSFSKETVEHLGILTGAQLFSLNREELKKVCGDEGNRVYSKITVEKNQLEKSRGESELQEIMKRRQERIDSAN; this comes from the exons ATGGATGAGCTGAATGACGAGCTGCTAAAGAAGATCACAAACAATAAAATTCAGCCTCCCCACAGGAATTTCAAAGTGGAAAAGCCTCAGCAAGTTTTTGTGCCCCTCACCTTTGAATCCAGCACTGAAGAAGTCAAAGCCTGGCTGGAGGCCAAGTCATTCAGCAAAGA GACCGTGGAACACCTGGGCATCCTCACCGGAGCTCAGCTCTTCTCCCTCAACAGAGAGGAGCTGAAGAAGGTGTGTGGTGATGAGGGGAACAGAGTGTACAGCAAGATCACGGTGGAGAAAAACCAGCTGGAG AAAAGCAGAGGGGAGTCAGAGCTCCAAGAGATCATGAAGCGCCGCCAGGAAAGGATTGATTCTGCTAATTAA
- the TALDO1 gene encoding transaldolase gives MSVSPVKRQKMESALDQLKHHTTVVADTGDFNAIDEYKPLDATTNPSLILAAAQMPAYQKLVDDAVAYGKKLGGSEEEQIKNASDKLFVLFGAEILKRIPGRVSTEVDARLSFDKEGMIQRARRLIDLYKEVGVGKDRILIKLSSTWEGIQAGRVLEAEYGIHCNMTLLFSFAQAVACAEAGVTLISPFVGRILDWYVANGDKKTYEPSEDPGVKSVTKIYNYYKKFGYKTIVMGASFRNTGQIKALTGCDYLTISPKLLAELSKEHVKLTPTLSVKEAQACDLEKMHLDEKAFRWHHNEDQMAVEKLSDGIRRFAADAVKLERMLKERMFGTENGK, from the exons ATGTCGGTATCCCCCGTGAAGCGGCAGAAGATGGAGTCGGCGCTGGACCAGCTCAAGCACCACACCACGGTGGTGGCTGACACCGGGGATTTCAACG cCATAGATGAGTACAAGCCCCTGGATGCCACCACAAACCCCTCCCTGATCCTTGCTGCGGCTCAGATGCCGGCATACCAGAAGCTCGTGGATGATGCTGTTGCCTACGGGAAGAAGCTTGGTGG GTCAGAAGAGGAGCAGATCAAAAATGCTTCTGACAAACTTTTTGTATTATTTGGAGCTGAAATCCTGAAGAGGATACCTGGCCGTGTATCCACAGAAGTAGATGCAAG GCTGTCCTTTGATAAGGAAGGAATGATCCAAAGGGCGAGGCGCCTCATCGACCTCTACAAGGAAGTAGGGGTTGGTAAAGATCGGATTCTCATCAAGCTCTCTTCAACCTGGGAAGGAATCCAGGCTGGCAG GGTCCTGGAGGCCGAGTATGGGATTCACTGCAACATGACCTTGCTGTTCTCCTTTGCTCAGGCTGTTGCCTGTGCTGAAGCTGGAGTTACTCTCATTTCCCCGTTCGTGGGACGGATCCTGGACTGGTATGTTGCAAATGGAGACAAGAAAACCTACGAGCCTTCAGAGGATCCAG GAGTGAAGAGTGTCACCAAGATCTATAACTACTACAAAAAGTTTGGCTACAAAACCATCGTGATGGGCGCCTCGTTTCGCAACACGGGCCAGATCAAAGCGCTCACGGGCTGTGACTATCTCACCATCTCACCCAagctcctggcagagctcagcaaagAGCACGTCAAGTTAACTCCCACACTCAGTGTCAAAGAGG ctcaggcGTGTGATCTTGAGAAGATGCACCTGGACGAGAAGGCATTCCGCTGGCACCACAACGAGGACCAGATGGCTGTGGAGAAGCTCTCTGATGGCATCAGGAGATTTGCTGCAGATGCAGTTAAGCTGGAGAGGATGTTAAAG GAGCGAATGTTCGgcactgaaaatggaaaataa